A section of the Hyphomicrobiaceae bacterium genome encodes:
- a CDS encoding DUF1289 domain-containing protein produces MDSPCVKICAIDPATKRCTGCQRTLEEIGRWSTMTDAQRKRIMEELPSRNMQTTLSKS; encoded by the coding sequence ATGGATTCACCCTGCGTCAAAATCTGCGCTATCGACCCCGCCACCAAACGCTGCACCGGGTGCCAGCGCACGCTGGAGGAGATCGGGCGTTGGTCTACGATGACCGACGCCCAACGCAAACGCATCATGGAAGAGCTTCCCTCGCGCAATATGCAAACCACATTGTCCAAATCCTGA
- a CDS encoding TIGR02281 family clan AA aspartic protease yields the protein MLGWLLLFSFLLSALFIYLGTGGEDLQQTSAIGIAAAVAFALLVLYALATRSGHDGGQRLRRLLVPLLLLGTGAGAWFYFAPDFDLASWLDRAGVATPASDVPSVGQDGLKSVLIRRNEQGQFVARSAVNGAPVDMLIDTGASSVVLKQSDAERAGLDTTALDYSVPIETANGQRSAAAVRLRTLTIGALQLNDLEALVAQPGSLNENLLGMSFLRRLRSYEISGDFMTLRE from the coding sequence GTGCTAGGCTGGCTGCTGCTCTTTTCGTTTCTGTTATCAGCGCTCTTTATCTATCTCGGCACTGGTGGGGAGGATCTTCAACAGACTTCCGCTATCGGAATTGCCGCGGCCGTCGCCTTCGCTCTGCTGGTTCTGTACGCCCTTGCAACCCGCTCCGGTCACGACGGCGGTCAGCGCCTGCGCAGATTGCTCGTGCCCCTATTGCTGCTGGGAACAGGGGCTGGCGCCTGGTTCTATTTCGCACCCGACTTCGATCTCGCAAGCTGGCTCGACCGGGCGGGCGTTGCGACCCCAGCCAGCGACGTGCCGAGTGTGGGACAGGACGGATTGAAGTCCGTTCTCATCCGCCGCAATGAGCAGGGCCAGTTCGTGGCCAGATCCGCAGTGAACGGAGCCCCTGTCGACATGCTTATAGACACCGGCGCAAGCTCCGTCGTTCTCAAGCAATCTGACGCCGAACGGGCGGGTCTCGACACAACCGCACTCGACTACAGCGTTCCCATTGAGACGGCCAACGGACAGAGGAGCGCCGCTGCCGTCCGTCTGCGCACACTCACCATCGGCGCGCTGCAACTCAACGACCTGGAAGCCCTTGTGGCCCAGCCGGGAAGTCTTAACGAAAACTTGCTCGGTATGAGTTTCTTAAGACGTTTGCGGTCATATGAGATCTCCGGAGATTTCATGACCTTGCGCGAGTGA
- a CDS encoding TIGR02281 family clan AA aspartic protease, producing MSSGSSSFFQFVALTALVTVGAVYAIKHRDEVGKITAMALERTMSHGQPQASERVSEHHDSSDELEIAANDAGHFETEVEINGSRVEVMVDTGATLVALTYDDAQRAGLYLRPSDFTHEVRTANGVARVAPVELGSITVGDITVRNVRGAVAEQGKLHKTLLGMTFLSRLSRVEMRPHALVLHE from the coding sequence ATGTCGTCGGGCTCCTCAAGCTTCTTTCAGTTCGTCGCGCTCACAGCTTTGGTGACTGTCGGTGCGGTCTATGCCATCAAGCATCGCGACGAAGTCGGCAAGATCACGGCCATGGCCCTCGAGCGGACCATGTCGCACGGCCAGCCTCAGGCGAGCGAACGCGTGTCTGAGCATCATGATAGCTCCGACGAACTCGAAATCGCAGCCAACGACGCGGGACACTTCGAAACCGAAGTGGAGATCAACGGCTCTCGTGTCGAGGTGATGGTCGATACTGGGGCAACGCTCGTCGCACTCACCTACGACGACGCGCAGCGCGCCGGACTATACCTCAGGCCTTCAGACTTCACCCACGAAGTGCGCACGGCAAATGGCGTTGCGCGGGTCGCCCCTGTTGAGTTGGGCAGCATCACGGTCGGAGACATCACCGTGCGCAACGTGCGCGGCGCCGTTGCCGAACAAGGCAAGCTTCACAAGACGCTGCTTGGTATGACTTTCCTCAGCCGCCTGTCCCGCGTCGAAATGCGCCCCCATGCGTTGGTTCTACACGAGTAG
- a CDS encoding phosphomannomutase/phosphoglucomutase: MLPKPRADLKPNTADFERLPLVKPTGFREYDARWLFPEEINLMGLNAVGLGVATLFARRGVPKRIVVGHDFRWYSGAVKQALMTGLLAGGCEVHDIGLALSPMAYYAQFALDVEGVAMVTASHNDNGWTGIKMGLSRPLTFGPDDMSELKEIVLSGAYETKAGGHYIFVEDMGARYVKSLTDRPKLKRRLKVVCACGNGTAGAFAPQVLEAVGCEVIPLNTDLDHSFPNHNPNPEDMKMLKAVSAKVLETNADVGLAFDGDGDRCGVVANDGHEIFADKVGVMLARDISSIHKNAKFVVDVKSTGLFTTDPVLKANGATTAYWKTGHSYIKRYNFENKTLVGFEKSGHFFFNTPLGRGYDDGLVAALAVCDMLDRNPDKSMVDLRDALPKTWGSPTMSPHCDDEKKYGVVDRIIAHYKKQEAEGANVAGQKIRELITVNGVRVVLEDGTWGLIRASSNKPELVIVVESPTSEANMKAIFKDLDTVLTRFPEVGDYNQKIAV, encoded by the coding sequence ATGCTGCCAAAACCGCGTGCCGACCTTAAGCCCAACACCGCCGATTTCGAGCGACTTCCACTCGTGAAACCGACAGGGTTTCGCGAGTATGACGCCCGCTGGCTGTTTCCCGAAGAGATCAACCTCATGGGTCTCAACGCGGTCGGACTTGGCGTTGCCACCTTGTTTGCCCGACGCGGCGTGCCCAAACGCATCGTCGTTGGTCATGATTTCCGATGGTATTCCGGCGCGGTGAAGCAGGCGTTGATGACCGGACTCCTGGCCGGCGGTTGCGAAGTCCACGATATCGGCCTCGCCTTGTCGCCGATGGCCTACTACGCCCAGTTTGCGCTCGACGTCGAAGGCGTCGCCATGGTGACTGCATCACATAACGACAACGGCTGGACCGGCATCAAGATGGGCTTGTCGCGACCGCTGACGTTTGGGCCCGACGACATGAGCGAATTGAAAGAGATCGTTCTGTCGGGGGCATACGAAACCAAAGCCGGGGGACACTACATCTTTGTTGAGGACATGGGCGCACGCTATGTGAAGTCCTTGACAGATCGGCCAAAGCTCAAGCGCCGCCTCAAGGTGGTATGCGCATGTGGCAACGGCACGGCTGGCGCCTTTGCACCTCAGGTGCTGGAAGCAGTCGGCTGCGAGGTTATTCCGCTCAACACCGACCTTGACCATTCGTTCCCAAACCACAATCCCAACCCCGAAGACATGAAGATGCTGAAGGCAGTCTCCGCCAAGGTGCTGGAGACGAATGCCGACGTCGGTCTTGCCTTCGATGGCGATGGAGATCGCTGCGGCGTCGTTGCCAACGACGGCCATGAGATCTTTGCCGACAAGGTTGGCGTAATGCTGGCGCGCGACATCTCGTCGATCCACAAGAACGCAAAATTTGTCGTCGACGTGAAATCGACCGGCCTCTTCACCACCGATCCGGTGCTCAAGGCCAACGGCGCGACAACCGCGTACTGGAAGACCGGGCACAGCTACATCAAGCGCTACAATTTCGAGAACAAGACGCTCGTGGGTTTTGAAAAGTCCGGCCACTTCTTCTTCAACACCCCGTTGGGCCGCGGCTACGACGATGGCCTCGTCGCTGCGCTTGCTGTTTGCGACATGCTCGATCGCAACCCGGACAAGAGCATGGTCGATCTGCGCGATGCCCTTCCCAAGACCTGGGGATCGCCGACTATGTCTCCCCACTGTGACGATGAGAAAAAGTACGGCGTCGTGGACCGGATCATCGCCCACTACAAGAAGCAGGAAGCCGAAGGCGCAAACGTCGCCGGACAGAAGATCCGCGAACTCATCACCGTCAATGGCGTGCGCGTCGTGCTAGAGGACGGCACATGGGGTCTGATCCGTGCTTCCTCCAACAAGCCTGAACTGGTGATCGTGGTCGAGAGCCCCACGTCAGAAGCCAACATGAAAGCGATCTTCAAGGATCTCGATACCGTGCTGACGCGCTTTCCCGAGGTGGGCGATTACAACCAGAAGATTGCGGTGTGA
- a CDS encoding sulfite exporter TauE/SafE family protein — METSSIAAIAILIAGLAGAGFATGFLAGLLGVGGGAFLVPVLYELFSHYGVDESVRMHMVLGTSLAVIVPTSLRSFSGHYAKGAVDMDIWRRMAPWVAAGVVLGVLTAKLSSTAGLKWVWIVSGTVIAMKFAIGRDDWRLGQQIPKSKGVEAAALIIGLISALMSIGGGMFIVSLLTLYGVPIHRAVATSAGFGPVIAVPGTLGFMLAGWGVPLRPPYSIGYVNIPAALLIMPTSMYAVPLGVKAAHALSKRKLEIAFAVFLFCVVGRFLYSLLK; from the coding sequence ATGGAGACATCATCCATCGCTGCCATAGCAATCCTGATTGCCGGATTAGCTGGAGCAGGATTTGCGACAGGATTCCTGGCGGGGCTCTTAGGGGTCGGCGGTGGGGCTTTTCTTGTACCCGTTCTCTATGAACTGTTTTCGCATTACGGGGTCGATGAAAGCGTCCGCATGCACATGGTGCTCGGAACCTCGCTCGCGGTGATTGTGCCGACGTCGCTGCGTTCGTTCTCTGGGCATTACGCCAAGGGTGCGGTCGACATGGACATTTGGCGGCGAATGGCGCCTTGGGTTGCTGCCGGAGTCGTCCTTGGCGTCTTAACGGCCAAGCTTTCAAGTACGGCCGGGCTGAAGTGGGTCTGGATCGTCTCCGGTACGGTAATCGCGATGAAGTTTGCAATCGGCCGCGACGACTGGCGGTTGGGGCAACAGATCCCCAAGAGCAAAGGCGTCGAAGCAGCCGCTCTAATCATAGGTTTGATTTCGGCCTTGATGAGCATAGGCGGAGGCATGTTCATCGTCTCGCTTCTGACGCTTTATGGCGTTCCGATCCACCGAGCCGTGGCGACATCAGCGGGCTTTGGGCCTGTAATCGCTGTGCCGGGGACGCTCGGCTTCATGTTGGCGGGATGGGGCGTTCCGCTGCGTCCGCCATACTCTATCGGATATGTGAATATTCCCGCTGCGCTTCTCATCATGCCGACAAGCATGTATGCGGTGCCACTGGGCGTGAAGGCTGCCCACGCGCTCTCCAAACGCAAGTTGGAAATTGCTTTTGCAGTCTTCTTATTCTGCGTGGTCGGACGCTTCCTGTATTCGCTGCTCAAATAA
- the dusA gene encoding tRNA dihydrouridine(20/20a) synthase DusA, giving the protein MQPLNRKFCVAPMMDWTDRHCRVFHRQLTRHALLYTEMVTAEAVIHGHRDMLLAFSPQEHPVALQLGGSQPDRLAEAASIGADFGYDEINLNVGCPSDRVQEGRFGACLMAEPQLVADCIAAMQARVEVPVTVKCRIGIDDQDAESDFQRFIEVVSRAGCRTFIVHARKAWLNGLSPKENREVPPLDYARVYRLKQARPDLEIIVNGGIETLQQCDEHLRHVDGVMLGRAAYHEPYLLSEVDRRYYDPTASVSTRADALRGLADYVAIHLGKGGRLSNITRHVLGLYHGRPRGRLFRRHLSEQGIKPGADVRVLMEAIAIAEGAMGTQQTGAAAAE; this is encoded by the coding sequence ATGCAACCACTGAACCGCAAATTCTGTGTGGCCCCTATGATGGATTGGACGGACCGGCATTGCCGCGTCTTCCATCGCCAGCTCACGCGCCATGCGCTGCTCTATACCGAGATGGTCACTGCTGAAGCAGTCATTCACGGCCACCGCGACATGCTTTTGGCGTTCTCGCCTCAAGAGCATCCCGTCGCCTTGCAGCTCGGTGGGTCGCAGCCTGACCGTCTGGCGGAGGCAGCATCCATCGGCGCGGACTTCGGTTATGATGAGATCAACCTCAATGTCGGATGCCCGTCCGATCGCGTTCAGGAAGGTCGGTTCGGCGCCTGCCTGATGGCCGAGCCGCAGCTGGTGGCCGATTGCATCGCCGCCATGCAGGCGCGCGTCGAGGTTCCCGTTACCGTAAAATGCCGTATCGGCATTGACGATCAGGATGCGGAGTCCGATTTCCAGCGCTTCATTGAGGTTGTCTCACGGGCGGGCTGCCGAACCTTTATCGTCCACGCGCGCAAGGCTTGGCTCAACGGTCTGTCGCCGAAGGAAAACCGCGAAGTCCCTCCGCTCGACTACGCGCGCGTCTACAGGTTGAAACAGGCCAGGCCGGATCTGGAAATCATTGTGAACGGCGGAATTGAAACGCTGCAGCAGTGCGATGAACATCTGCGTCACGTCGATGGGGTGATGCTGGGGCGCGCGGCCTATCATGAGCCGTATCTTCTTTCGGAGGTCGATCGGCGCTACTACGACCCCACGGCGTCGGTTTCGACGCGCGCCGATGCCTTGCGCGGGCTGGCCGACTATGTGGCGATCCATTTAGGCAAAGGTGGCCGTCTGTCGAACATCACGCGTCATGTTTTGGGTCTTTATCATGGTCGTCCGCGCGGCCGGCTGTTCCGCCGTCACTTGAGTGAGCAGGGGATCAAACCAGGCGCCGATGTGCGCGTTCTGATGGAAGCAATTGCCATCGCAGAGGGCGCGATGGGCACGCAACAAACAGGTGCCGCAGCCGCGGAGTGA
- a CDS encoding pyruvate carboxylase produces MSDDVRRHEAMTGAKPRQIRRLLAANRSEIATRIFRAAAELGIRTVAIYAEHDRLSLHRFKADQAFMVGHGKGPIEAYLSIDDIIRVALDTKCDAIHPGYGFLSESPEFAEACAKAGIIFIGPSPDTMRKLGNKVDARNIAVANGVPVMPASPPLPTDPAAIKKAGAEVGYPVMLKASWGGGGRGMRVVESERDLLDAVMIGRREAKAAFGKDDVYLEKLIRNARHVEVQILGDQHGNLVHLFERDCSIQRRNQKLVERAPAPYMDEKTRAKLCACALAIGHATDYVGAGTVEFLLDVDTGAFYFIEVNPRIQVEHTVTEVVTGLDIVKAQIKILEGGRIAHRGADGHWETGIPPQEDIKLNGHAIQCRITTENPENNFIPDFGRISAYRGAMGFGIRIDGGTAFSGAVVTRYYDPLLEKLTAWAGTTDEVIDRMNRALLEYRIRGVATNLAFLHNVIAHTRFRNNEYTTRFIDETPSLFDFPERRDRASKLMRWIADVSVNGHPETRGRPQAPEYSNVVLPSFARAPLTGTRQVLQELGPDGFADWMKREKRVLITDTTMRDAHQSLMATRMRTRDIVSIADSYARGLPQLFSLECWGGATFDVAMRYLQEDPWERLAAIRENVPNILTQMLLRGSNGVGYTNYPDNVVRFFVRQAADAGMDLFRIFDCFNWVENMRVSIDAVCDAGKLAEGAICYTGDFLDPSRPKYTLKYYVDLAKELQQAGIHILGIKDMAGLLKPAAARVLVKELKDATGLPVHLHTHDTTGISAATILAAIDAGVDAVDAAMDSMSGGTSQPCLGSIVQALARTERDTGIDSDALRRINGYWEGVRTQYAPFESGQLSGASEVYLHEMPGGQFTNLKEQARSLGFEARWPEVANAYRAANDFFGDIIKVTPSSKVVGDMALMMVAQNLSPEDLMDPKRDVTFPNSVIEMMRGELGQPPGGWPAGVQDRILKGEAAIKDRPGALLGDIDLESERKTAEGKCGRAIDDCDLASYLMYPKVFTEYASTAAKYGPVSVLPTPVFYSGMKPGTEITVDLQRGKSIIIQLTAIGETRPDGQVEVFFELNGQPRVIVVPNRSVSPATQVRRSAEDGNESHVAAPMPGAIASIAVQTGQHVNAGDVLLTIEAMKMETSIQAPRDGVVEEILVEAGNQVSAKDLLIVLGSGGS; encoded by the coding sequence ATGAGCGATGACGTCCGCAGGCACGAGGCAATGACAGGGGCAAAGCCTAGACAGATCCGGCGCCTGCTTGCCGCGAACCGGTCGGAGATCGCGACGCGTATTTTTCGCGCCGCAGCAGAGCTTGGAATTAGAACCGTTGCCATCTACGCCGAGCACGACAGGCTTTCATTGCATCGCTTTAAGGCCGATCAGGCCTTCATGGTCGGTCACGGGAAGGGGCCAATCGAAGCTTATCTGTCGATCGATGACATTATACGGGTAGCGCTCGATACTAAGTGCGATGCGATCCACCCCGGTTATGGCTTTTTGTCGGAAAGCCCGGAATTCGCCGAGGCGTGTGCGAAAGCGGGCATTATTTTCATAGGTCCATCTCCCGACACGATGCGCAAGCTTGGCAATAAAGTCGATGCTCGCAACATCGCTGTGGCGAATGGCGTGCCTGTCATGCCCGCAAGTCCTCCGCTACCTACCGATCCAGCAGCGATCAAAAAGGCAGGCGCCGAAGTCGGCTATCCTGTCATGCTCAAGGCGTCTTGGGGCGGCGGTGGCCGCGGCATGCGTGTAGTCGAGAGCGAACGGGATCTTCTCGATGCTGTGATGATCGGTCGTCGCGAGGCAAAGGCGGCGTTCGGCAAGGACGACGTGTACCTGGAAAAGCTTATACGCAATGCTCGGCATGTTGAGGTTCAGATTCTCGGCGATCAGCACGGCAATCTCGTCCACCTGTTTGAGCGAGATTGTTCGATCCAGCGTCGCAATCAGAAACTCGTCGAACGCGCGCCCGCACCCTATATGGATGAAAAAACCCGCGCCAAACTCTGCGCGTGCGCCTTGGCCATAGGCCACGCGACCGATTACGTGGGCGCGGGCACAGTTGAATTTCTCCTCGATGTCGATACCGGCGCTTTCTACTTCATCGAGGTCAATCCGAGAATTCAAGTCGAGCACACCGTCACCGAGGTCGTCACCGGTCTCGATATTGTGAAGGCGCAAATCAAGATTCTCGAAGGTGGTCGGATCGCCCACCGAGGTGCCGACGGTCACTGGGAGACGGGCATTCCCCCCCAGGAAGACATCAAGCTCAATGGTCATGCCATCCAGTGCCGCATTACGACCGAGAACCCTGAGAATAACTTTATTCCTGATTTTGGTCGCATCAGCGCCTATCGCGGCGCCATGGGCTTTGGAATCCGCATTGACGGAGGCACGGCGTTTTCCGGAGCTGTTGTCACGCGATACTACGATCCGCTTCTTGAAAAATTGACAGCGTGGGCCGGAACGACGGACGAAGTCATCGACAGAATGAATCGTGCGCTGCTCGAATATCGCATTCGGGGTGTGGCCACCAATCTAGCGTTCCTACACAACGTCATTGCGCACACGCGTTTCCGAAACAACGAATACACGACGCGCTTCATTGACGAAACGCCATCGCTTTTCGATTTTCCCGAACGGCGCGACCGGGCTTCGAAACTGATGCGGTGGATCGCGGACGTATCGGTCAACGGTCATCCCGAAACGCGCGGACGGCCTCAGGCGCCAGAATATTCCAACGTCGTCTTGCCATCTTTCGCCCGAGCTCCCCTAACAGGTACGCGCCAGGTGCTTCAGGAGTTGGGACCGGATGGGTTTGCGGATTGGATGAAGAGGGAAAAGCGCGTTCTCATCACCGACACGACGATGCGTGATGCGCACCAATCGCTAATGGCGACGCGTATGCGCACGCGCGATATCGTCTCGATAGCGGACAGCTATGCGCGAGGGTTGCCGCAATTATTCTCGCTGGAATGCTGGGGCGGCGCGACTTTCGACGTTGCGATGCGCTATCTCCAGGAAGATCCCTGGGAGCGTCTGGCCGCTATTCGCGAGAACGTTCCCAATATCCTCACGCAGATGCTGCTGCGTGGATCCAACGGCGTCGGATACACGAATTATCCAGATAACGTCGTGCGCTTTTTCGTTCGCCAGGCGGCGGATGCCGGGATGGACCTGTTTCGCATTTTCGACTGTTTCAACTGGGTCGAAAACATGCGCGTGTCCATCGATGCCGTGTGCGACGCAGGCAAGCTGGCAGAAGGCGCCATTTGCTACACGGGTGACTTTCTCGATCCGAGCCGGCCAAAGTACACTCTGAAATACTACGTGGATCTTGCCAAAGAGCTTCAACAGGCTGGCATTCACATCCTTGGGATCAAGGATATGGCCGGTTTGCTGAAGCCGGCTGCGGCGCGCGTTCTGGTCAAGGAGTTGAAAGACGCGACCGGCCTGCCAGTGCATTTGCACACGCATGACACCACAGGAATTTCTGCCGCAACAATTCTTGCGGCGATCGATGCGGGGGTCGATGCTGTCGATGCCGCCATGGATTCCATGAGCGGGGGAACGTCTCAGCCGTGCCTAGGCTCCATCGTACAGGCTCTTGCGCGAACCGAGCGGGATACGGGCATCGATAGTGATGCGTTGCGACGGATCAACGGCTATTGGGAAGGCGTGCGCACGCAGTACGCGCCATTTGAAAGCGGCCAGCTTTCTGGCGCTTCGGAAGTCTACCTGCACGAGATGCCGGGCGGACAGTTCACGAATCTCAAAGAGCAGGCTCGCTCTCTCGGGTTTGAAGCGCGCTGGCCAGAGGTTGCAAATGCGTACCGTGCGGCCAACGATTTTTTCGGCGATATCATCAAAGTCACGCCATCGTCGAAGGTTGTGGGCGATATGGCGCTGATGATGGTTGCACAGAATTTATCGCCGGAGGATCTCATGGATCCAAAGCGCGATGTCACCTTCCCGAACTCCGTTATCGAAATGATGCGCGGCGAGTTGGGCCAGCCACCCGGCGGCTGGCCTGCCGGTGTGCAGGACCGGATTCTGAAGGGCGAAGCGGCCATAAAGGATCGGCCTGGCGCACTTCTCGGCGACATTGATCTTGAAAGCGAGCGCAAGACGGCTGAAGGCAAATGCGGGCGCGCGATCGATGATTGCGATCTGGCCTCATATCTGATGTATCCGAAGGTCTTCACCGAATACGCGTCCACGGCAGCCAAGTATGGTCCGGTATCTGTCTTGCCGACGCCGGTGTTCTATTCCGGCATGAAGCCCGGCACGGAGATCACCGTGGATCTGCAACGCGGAAAGTCGATCATCATCCAATTGACGGCGATTGGTGAGACGCGGCCCGACGGTCAGGTCGAAGTGTTCTTCGAACTCAATGGCCAGCCGCGCGTCATCGTCGTTCCCAATCGCAGCGTCAGTCCTGCAACCCAGGTTCGCAGGAGCGCGGAGGACGGCAACGAAAGTCATGTGGCCGCTCCAATGCCGGGTGCGATTGCTTCAATCGCGGTGCAAACAGGTCAGCACGTAAATGCAGGCGACGTCTTGCTCACGATCGAGGCCATGAAAATGGAAACGTCGATCCAGGCTCCGCGGGACGGTGTGGTCGAGGAAATTCTGGTCGAAGCAGGCAACCAAGTCAGCGCCAAGGATCTTCTGATCGTTCTCGGCTCCGGAGGCAGTTGA
- a CDS encoding sigma-54-dependent Fis family transcriptional regulator — MVDTFPKSAELTAIDAISKSFIQDLLAQSRTRCEEAYRLDRSRRAGPYLLTPGELRCVAEPLELLTRVARPELEALLARLAPASYVVVLSDANGVAVDFVASGSPDRKLWRMGVCAGAAWGEPHVGTNGIGTSIMSRLPIIVHQRNHFLLKYAELTCAAAPLFDARGRVIASLDASSVANLPQEIQGLVLDLVVRTARRIERLYFLERYRDRTILTVDLGNDGLSGHTVTLAVGEDGCVIDAQGNSNDGSDAPTLDTYSKMNFANVVDLAWRTPAVQAGPMHVEHKAVVNLVGDLPYFTVLRAPAQLSPRPMASVARADLARSKPKKLQPISKPVLTLERLAGDDPGLCAVAGKIDRFIAHRIPFLIQGETGTGKEEFARAIHAKGPRAASPFVAIDCSSIPENLIESELFGYEAGSFTGAKREGQRGRILDANAGTLFLDEIGDMPLTLQTRLLRVLARNEVVPLGGHVPIKVDFNLICATHQDLKTMVERKSFRQDLYFRISGCRIALPPLRERCDKKPIIIGALELECYAVGIRTLPDISEAAMQILTSYPWPGNMRQARLAMRFALASSGGEEIFPEHLPEEIVEEASGDDSIPKSAPTPEADLEDVLRRNAWSVSQTARDLNVSRQTVHRWMKERDLKRPVS, encoded by the coding sequence ATGGTCGACACTTTTCCGAAAAGTGCCGAACTGACAGCCATCGATGCGATAAGTAAATCCTTCATCCAGGATTTGCTTGCCCAATCGCGCACCCGCTGTGAAGAGGCTTACCGCTTAGATCGCAGCAGGCGTGCAGGACCATACCTGCTCACCCCGGGTGAGTTGAGATGCGTTGCAGAGCCCCTAGAGCTTCTCACGCGTGTGGCTCGGCCAGAACTCGAGGCGCTCCTGGCAAGGCTCGCGCCGGCCAGCTACGTCGTTGTTCTTTCCGATGCAAATGGCGTCGCCGTCGATTTTGTTGCCAGCGGATCGCCCGATCGCAAACTCTGGCGCATGGGCGTTTGCGCGGGCGCAGCCTGGGGCGAACCCCACGTGGGGACGAACGGGATTGGCACGTCGATTATGTCCCGGCTTCCCATAATCGTTCACCAGCGCAACCATTTCTTGCTCAAGTACGCCGAGTTGACCTGCGCAGCCGCGCCGCTATTTGATGCCCGTGGTCGCGTCATCGCATCCTTGGATGCGTCCTCGGTCGCTAACCTCCCCCAGGAAATCCAGGGATTGGTGCTCGACTTGGTGGTGCGAACTGCGCGCCGCATCGAACGCCTCTATTTTTTGGAACGTTATCGCGACCGGACCATCTTGACTGTTGACCTTGGCAACGACGGCCTCTCGGGCCACACGGTCACGCTCGCCGTCGGCGAAGATGGCTGTGTCATCGACGCGCAAGGCAATAGCAACGACGGATCCGATGCTCCGACACTCGACACCTATAGCAAGATGAATTTCGCTAACGTCGTTGATCTGGCTTGGCGGACACCTGCGGTCCAGGCGGGGCCGATGCACGTGGAGCACAAGGCGGTGGTGAACCTTGTGGGCGATCTGCCTTACTTTACCGTGCTTCGCGCGCCCGCTCAGCTTTCACCCCGGCCCATGGCGTCGGTCGCCAGAGCTGATCTGGCTCGCAGCAAACCGAAAAAGCTACAGCCAATTTCTAAGCCTGTGCTGACGTTGGAAAGGCTGGCAGGAGACGACCCAGGGCTTTGCGCTGTCGCTGGAAAGATCGACCGCTTCATCGCCCATCGAATTCCCTTCCTCATTCAAGGAGAGACCGGCACAGGCAAAGAGGAGTTTGCGCGTGCCATTCATGCCAAGGGGCCGCGTGCGGCCTCACCGTTCGTCGCCATCGATTGTTCGTCCATTCCGGAAAATCTCATAGAAAGCGAACTTTTCGGCTACGAAGCCGGGAGCTTCACCGGTGCCAAGCGCGAGGGCCAGCGGGGCAGAATTCTCGATGCCAACGCGGGCACGCTGTTCTTGGATGAAATCGGCGATATGCCGCTGACCTTGCAGACGCGCCTTTTGCGCGTGCTCGCCCGCAACGAGGTTGTCCCCCTCGGGGGACACGTGCCGATCAAGGTCGATTTCAATTTGATCTGCGCCACGCACCAGGATCTCAAGACAATGGTGGAGCGGAAAAGTTTCCGCCAGGATCTCTATTTCCGCATCTCAGGTTGCCGTATTGCGCTGCCGCCGCTTCGCGAGCGCTGTGACAAAAAACCGATTATAATCGGCGCGCTGGAACTTGAGTGCTATGCTGTGGGAATCCGTACTCTTCCCGACATCTCCGAAGCGGCCATGCAAATTTTGACCTCCTATCCATGGCCAGGCAACATGCGCCAGGCTCGCCTCGCTATGCGTTTTGCCTTGGCAAGCTCAGGCGGCGAAGAAATCTTTCCCGAACATCTGCCCGAAGAAATCGTCGAAGAGGCATCCGGCGACGACTCCATCCCCAAGAGCGCTCCGACTCCGGAAGCGGATCTCGAGGACGTCCTGCGCCGCAACGCCTGGAGCGTCAGCCAGACGGCACGCGATCTCAACGTCAGCCGCCAGACTGTTCATCGCTGGATGAAGGAACGCGATCTCAAGCGGCCCGTCTCCTGA